The Lycium barbarum isolate Lr01 chromosome 10, ASM1917538v2, whole genome shotgun sequence genome includes a region encoding these proteins:
- the LOC132614641 gene encoding protein S-acyltransferase 11-like translates to MDIADTATTSTTAMTSLSAVDDVISPEEHSVTSVSEDHETTCWGCGLRVLVSPHVPAFKCFWCGAITNQNVFKNENQNFRWRRLRDRCFVSILIVFMLLIICGGMWAIYPAVVSAGYIYGGVIILIAILLSISTLSTFSLSAFRSAGAPPNILWGSYPAVTKGALENYRFCEYCSKPKSPRAHHCRSCGMCVLDMDHHCPFIGNCVGAANHRHFVIFLISAIISMIYASITSAYAVYHIWPPLSNWQIHLLNGAVGQKLLMRMLKEIFLAFMSSMLFLPARGLVLIYLFIASVSIEIGLSVLLWQQLCFIYEGKTYLSHISASGGESSAVKDCQNFIRFFGFPYTPTRYLPSFFSSKKRHKK, encoded by the exons ATGGATATTGCAGACACCGCCACCACTTCCACGACGGCGATGACGTCACTCTCCGCCGTCGATGACGTCATATCTCCT GAGGAGCATAGTGTGACATCTGTAAGTGAGGATCATGAGACGACATGTTGGGGCTGTGGGCTCCGTGTACTTGTTTCACCACATGTACCAGCTTTCAAATGTTTCTGGTGCGGAGCTATAACCAATCAGAACGTATTTAAAAACGAGAACCAGAACTTCAGGTGGAGACGATTGCGAGACCGGTGCTTTGTCAGCATCCTCATTGTCTTCATGCTATTGATAATAT GTGGCGGTATGTGGGCCATTTATCCAGCAGTAGTTTCTGCCGGTTACATCTATGGCGGTGTTATCATTTTGATTGCTATATTATTGTCCATATCTACCCTGTCTACATTTAGCCTTTCTGCATTTCGATCTGCTGGTGCTCCACCAAACATACTGTGGGGTAGCTATCCTGCCGTAACAAAAGGAGCACTCGAGAATTATAGATTTTGTGAATATTGTTCAAAGCCAAAGTCACCTAGGGCACATCATTGCCGTTCTTGTGGGATGTGCGTATTGGACATGGATCATCATTGTCCATTT ATTGGGAACTGTGTTGGTGCAGCAAACCATCGGCATTTCGTCATTTTCCTCATTTCAGCAATCATTAGCATGATTTATGCATCCATCACGTCTGCCTATGCGGTTTATCATATTTGGCCACCCTTAAGCAACTGGCAAATTCACCTTCTGAATGGGGCTGTTGGTCAAAAGTTGCTTATGAGAATGTTAAAAGAAATTTTTCTTGCATTTATGAGTTCGATGTTGTTTTTACCGGCAAGAGGACTTGTTCTTATTTACCTCTTTATTGCTAGTGTCTCTATCGAGATAGGTTTAAGCGTGCTTTTATGGCAGCAACTCTGTTTCATATATGAAGGCAAGACATACTTGAGTCATATAAGTGCATCAGGTGGTGAAAGTAGTGCTGTAAAGGATTGCCAAAATTTCATCCGATTCTTTGGCTTCCCTTATACTCCAACAAGATATTTGCCAAGCTTCTTCAGTTCTAAGAAGAGACACAAAAAATGA